Genomic window (Acidobacteriota bacterium):
TCTATGGGGAGTCCATCGAGACGATGCCCCTGGTCCTGGCCAAGAAGGACATCGTCGAGATCCTCCGCCTGGAGAGCGGCGAGAACACGATCTTCAAGGTCGCCGTCGACGCCGACTCGTACGACGCCATGATCAAGGAACTGCAGGTCGACCCGGCCACGGACGAGCTGCTCCACGTCGATCTCATCCGGATCAACATGGACAAGCCGATCCGGGTCACCGTCCCGGTCATCCACACCGGCGAGCCGTTCGGCGTCAAGAACGAAGGCGGCTTCATCGACTTCGTCACCCGCGAGGTCGAGGTCGAGTGCCTGCCGCGCGACATCCCGGAGAGCCTGACGATCGACATCTCCGATCTTCACGTCAACCAGTCCTTCAAGGCCCAGGGCATGACGGTGCCCGCCGGGGTCAAGGTCCTGACCGACCCGAACACCGTCCTCGTCCTCATCTCCATGCCGCACAAGGAAGAGGAAGCCTTCCCCGGCGAGAAGCCGGAAGGCGAGGTGGCGGCCGAGGAGCCCAAGGAGCCCGAGGTCATCAAGAAGGAACGGGCCGAGAAGGAAGAGCCGGAGAAATAATCCTTGTGGCTGGTCGTGGGCCTGGGCAACCTGGGTGACGAGTACGCGGGGACAAGGCACAACGCGGGCTTCCTCGTCGTCGACCGGCTGGCCCGGGCCTGGGGCGTCGAGCTCCGGGGCCGGCTGTTCAAGTCCCGCACGGCCCTGGCCCGGCGGGGCGGCGAGGACGTCCTCCTGGCCGAGCCCAAGACCTACATGAACCTCAGCGGGACCGCCGTGCGGGCGGCCCTCGAAGGCAAGGGCATCGGCCCTGACCGGCTGGTCGTTATCTACGACGATCTCGATATCCCGCTCGGCGAGATCCGGGTGCGCAGGACCGGCCGGCCCGGCACCCACAAGGGCATGATCTCGATCGTCAACGAGATCGGGTCGGCCGAGTTCCCGCGGGTCCGCGTCGGCATCGGACCGCTTCCGGGCGGCCGGGACGCGGCCGATTATGTCCTCGAGCCTTTCCGCAAGGCCGAGCGGGCCGACCTCGAGCTGGGCCTGGACCAGGCCGCCGAGGCCCTGGAGATGGTCCTCGACGGGGACATCGAGAAGGCCATGACCCGGTTCAACAAGCGGGTGGCCCAGGCCGAGGGTTGATTTTTCGCGGATTTCGTTTAAAATAGCCTTTTCTCCTTGCTCCTTCCCGAAGGAAGGGGCTGCTTAAACCACAAGGAGGTCTCGTTGAGACAGTACGAAACGGGGTTCGTTCTCTCCCCCAGCCTTTCCGAAGAAGAGACGACGCAGTTCGTGCAGCAGATGGCCGAGATCGTGGCCCAGAAGAAGGGGCACATGGTCAAGCAGGACATCTGGGGCAAGCGCCGCCTGGCTTTCCCGATCAAGCGCTTCCAGGAAGGCGTCTACGTGTTCTTCACCTACGACGGCGGTGGGGACGTGTCCGCGGAGCTGGAGCGCCGGTTCAAGCAGACCGACCATGTCATCCGCTTCATGACCGTGCTCAAGGACCCGCGTGACCTGGCCCGGCGGAAGAAGAAGAGGCGCGCCGAAGAGGCCGCCCCGGCCCCGGCCCCGGCGCCCGCCCCGGCCGAAGTGAAAGAGGAGAAGTGACATGCCGCGCGACGAACGACCCGAAAGACCCGAACGCAGCGAACGCGGCGGCTACCGGAAGTATTTCGCCCCCAAGAGGAAATTCTGCCGGTTCTGCCAGCGGGATGTCCGCGGCATCGACTACAAGGCCGTCGAGATCCTGAAGAAGTACATCCCCGACCGGGGCCGCATCACCCCGCGCCGGATCACCGGGACCTGCGCCTTCCATCAGCGCAAGCTGGCCCTGGCCGTCAAGCGGGCCCGCCTCATGGCCCTGCTGCCCTACGTCGAGGACTGACATGAAAGTCATCCTGAAACAGGACGTGGAGAAGCTGGGCCGCCGCGGCGACGTCGTCAACGTCGCCCCCGGCTACGGGCGCAACTACCTCATCCCCCGGAAGATGGCCATGGCCGTCACTGCGACGAACATCAAGGCCATCGAGATCGAGCGGGCGGCCCTGAAGAAGAAGCTCGAGGCCGAGCGCAAGGCCTTCCAGTCTCTGGCCGAGAAGCTCAACCAGGTCTCCCTGACCTTCGCCCGGCGGGCCGGCGACAAGGACGTCATCTTCGGCTCCGTCTCGGCCGGCGACGTCAAGGACGCGCTGGACAAGCTGGGCTACGACATCGACAAGAAGAAGATCCTTCTGGACGAGCCGATCAAGCGGCTCGGCCATTTCGCCGTCCCGGTCAAGATCAGCATGGACGACCGGGCCGAGGTGAAGATCGACGTCGTCCGCGAGGCGGCCGAGGGGGAGGCCCCGGCCGCCGGACCGGCCGAGACCCCGGCGCCCGAGAAATCCTGACCGTTCCCGGCCGCGGCCCGGCCGGACCGAGGGGGCTATGGAACTCGACACGATGTTCCTGAAGAAGACCCCGCCGCACAGCGTCGAGGCCGAACGGACCGTCCTTGGCGGGATCCTCGTCCAGAACAGCAACCTCAACGTCGTCCTCTCGACCATCTCCCCCGAGGACCTCTACCTGGAGGCCCACCGGAAGATCCTCGAGCGCATCATCGTCATGGTCGACAAGGGCCAGCCGGTGGAGCTGCTCAGCCTGACAGAGGACGCCCAGCGGGCCGGCATCCTGGAGGAGGTCGGCGGGGCGGCCTACCTGGCCTCGCTCCTCGACGGCGTGCAACGCAACCTCAACGTCGAGTACTACGCCCAGATCATCAAGGAGAAGGCCCTGCTGCGGCGCCTGATCCTTTCCTCGACCAGGATCATCCAGGACAGCTACGACCAGAAGGAGGACGCCGACGAGCTGCTCAACGCGGCCCAGGCGGCCATAGTCGAGGTCGCCGATCAGCGCATCAAGCCCGGCTTCCGGCCCATGAGCCAGCTGACCGGGCCGACCCTGGAGCTCATCCGAGAGACGGCCGCCCGCAAGGAGGCCGTCACCGGCGTGCCGACGGGCTTCCGCTATCTCGACGCCATGACGGCCGGCTTCCAGCCTTCGGAGCTGGTCATCCTGGCGGCCCGGCCGTCGATGGGCAAGACGGCCCTGGGCCTGAACATCTCCCACCACGTCGGGCTCAAGACCGACAAGGCCGTCGGCTTCTTCTCCATGGAGATGTCGGAAACGCAGATCGTCATGCGCCTGCTCTGCGCCGAGGCCAAGCTCGACATCAAGAAGACCAGGACCGGCTTCCTCAGCGACCGCGAGTTCGAGAGGCTCAAGCTGGCCGGGGAGGCCCTGTCCCGGGCCCGCATCTACGTCGACGAGTCCCCGGCCCTGACCATCATGGAGATGAAGGCCAAGAGCCGCCGCCTGAAGATGGAGCAGCGCCTGGACATCGTCTTCATCGACTACATCCAGCTCATGCGCACGGGCGGGCGGTTCGAGAACCGCAACCAGGAGATGTCGTTCATCTCCCGGTCCCTCAAGGAGCTGGCCAAGGAGCTGCGCATCCCGGTCGTCGGCATCTCCCAGCTCAGCCGGGCCCCGGAGAAGGGCCGGCGCGAGCCCAAGCCCATGCTCTCCGACCTCCGCGAATCGGGGGCCATCGAGCAGGACGCCGACGTCGTCATCTTCATCTACCGGCCTGAGTTCTACCACCCGGACGACGAGAGCCTCCGGGGCGTGGCCGAAGTCAACATCGCCAAGCAGCGGAACGGGCCGATCGGGAACCTCCAGCTGGCGTTCATCCGCGAATACGCCCTCTTCGCCGACATGGAACAGCTCGCGCCGGAGTACTGACGACGGGGCGGGGATGAAGGACAAGACCGTTTTCATCTGCCAGAGTTGCGGCGCCCGCTATCCGAAATGGATGGGCCGCTGCTCGTCCTGCGGCGAGTGGAACTCGCTCGTCGAGGAGATCGAGGAAGAGGCCCAGGCCGGCCCCGGCGGCCTGACGTACGCCCCGGCCGAGCCGGTCCTCTACAAGGACATCCGGGAGATCCCCCGCCAGCGGATCGCCGTCGGCATCGAGGACGTCAACAAGGTCCTCGGCGGCGGGCTGGTCGCCGGCTCGCTCGTCCTGGTCGGCGGCGAGCCCGGCATCGGCAAATCGACGCTCCTGCTCCAGGTGGCCCGCGACATGGCCACGGACGAGACGCCGGTCCTCTACGTCTCGGGCGAGGAATCCCTGGAGCAGATCAAGCTCCGCGGCGACCGCCTGGGCGTCCGCGACGGCCGGCTCTTCCTCCTGGCCGAGACCAACCTCGAGCGCATCCTGGCCCAGGCCGAGCGCCTGGCGCCCGGGATCCTGGTCGTCGACTCGATCCAGACGGTCTTCTCGGCCAAGATGACCTCCGGGCCGGGGACGATCAGCCAGGTCCGCGAGGCGGCCAACCAGATCTTCCGCTTCGCCAAGACCCGCCAGATCCCGGCCTTCATCGTCGGCCACATCACCAAGGACGGGTCGCTGGCCGGCCCGAAATCGCTCGAGCACATCGTCGACGTCGTCCTCCTGTTCGAGGGCGAGCGGGACCACAGCCAGCGGGTCCTGCGGGCCATGAAGAACCGCTTCGGCCCGGTCTCGGAGCTGGCCGTGTTCGAGATGACCGCGGCCGGGCTCCAGCCGATCCTCAACCCGTCGGCCTTCTTCCTCCGCGAGCGGCCCCGCGACGAGGCCGGCAGCGCCGTCGTCTGCACGGTCAGGGGCACGCGCCCGTTCCTGGCCGAGATCCAGGCCCTCGTCTCCTCGACCCTTTTCACCGGCAACCCCAGGCGCATGACCATCGGCCTCGACCACTACCGGACGGCCATGCTGCTGGCCCTGGTCGAGAAGAAGGCCGGCTACAGCTTCGCCGGCGAGGACATCTACCTCAACGTGGCCGGCGGCATGTCGATCGACGAGCCGGCCGTCGACCTGGGCGTGGTCATGGCCGTCGTCTCTTCGCTCAAGAACATGCCGCTGCCCCAGGACATGGCCTTTTTCGGCGAGGTCGGGCTCAGCGGCGAGATCCGCTCCGTGGCTCAGCCCCTCGTCCGCATCAAGGAGGCGCAGGCCCTGGGCTTCGGCGGCATAATGCTGCCGGCCGGCAACCTGGACGCCCTGGACCGGAAGGACCTGCCGGAGATCGAATGCCTGGGCGTCCGGACCGTCCGCGACGCCCTGCAGCGCGTTTTCTGAAGTCCCTATGGATCGCAAGGGATAAGAGATAGGTCCGATCGTAAGGAGCGCGGAGATGGGCATCTTGCTCTTCCGGCTGTTCGTGCTCGGGCTGATCACCGTCGGGGGGTACATCTACCCGCCGTTCAAGCTCGGCCCGGTCCCCGGCGCGGCGGCGGCCGCCGCCATCGGCGTCCTGATGATGGTCCTCGAAACCCGCGTCCGCCGGGCCCCGTTCCGGGTCCTCTGGAGCGCCGGCGCAGGCCTGATACTCGGGCTCGTCCTCGGCTGGCTCTTCGGCGCCGTCTACCATTCGGTCGTCCGGACAGCCGAGATGGGCACCTTCGTCCGCATCTTCTTCGTGGTCATCATGCCCTACTTCGGGGTCCTGGTCGGCATGAAGAAGCCGGAGTGGTTCGACCCGGCCCACCTGGCCGGGCTGTTCAAGGAGAAGCGGGCCGGCCGCAGCTTCAAGATCCTGGACACCAGCGTCATCATCGATGGCCGCATCGCCGACCTCTGCGACACGGGCTTCGTCGAGGGCACGCTGGTCATCCCGCAGTTCGTCCTCAAGGAGCTGCATCTCGTGGCCGACTCCCCCGACGGGCTGAAGCGGCAGCGGGGCCGCCGCGGCCTGGACGTCCTCGATCATCTCCAGAAGTCCTCCCAGGTCGAGACCGTCCTCTCGGACGCGGATTTCCCCGAGGCCCGCGACGTCGATTCCAAGCTCATCGAGCTGGCCAAGACGATGGACGGCAAGATCGTCACCAACGATTTCAACCTGAACAAGGTCGCCCGGATCCACGGCATCAAGGTCCTCAACATCAACGAGCTGGTCAACTCCCTCCGGCCGGTCGCACTGCCCGGCGAGATCATGAACGTCTTCATCCTCAAGGAAGGCAAGGAGAAGGAGCAGGGCGTCGCCTACCTCGAGGACGGGACCATGGTCGTCGTCGACAACGCGCGGCGGGTGATCGGCCAGGCCGTCGACGTCACCGTCACCTCGGTTCTCCAGACGACCGTCGGCAAGATGATCTTCGGCCGCTTCAACGGGGAGGCCAAGTGAGCGGCGCCTCGGCCATCATCGTGGCCGCCGGGGCCGGCAAGCGCTTCGGCCAGCCGAAGCAGTTCGCCTACCTCCGGGCCAAGCCGGTCCTCGAATGGACCCTGGAGCGGTTCCAGGGCCACGCCGAGGTGGAGGCCATCGCCCTGGTCCTGCCCGACGAGCGGGACCTCAAGCATTACCGGCTGCGCTATCCCAAGATCGTCGACATCGTCCGCGGCGGGGAGCGGCGCCAGGATTCGGTCTGGCAGGGATTCCGTCTCCTGGCCGCGACGGCCCCCGAGATCGTCCTCGTCCACGACGGGGCCCGGCCGCTGGCCGGCGCGGACCTCGTCAGCCGGGTCATCGCCGCGGCCCGGGCCGGCGGGGCGGCCGTGCCGGTCCTGCCGGTCGAGGACACGATCAAGGAGGTCCGCGAGGGGCGTGTCACGGCCACGGTCGACCGGGCGCTCCTGGCCCGGGCGCAGACGCCCCAGGGCTTCCGTTATGCCGTCCTGAGCGCAGCCCTCGAGGCGGCCCGCAGGGACCGGTTCTACGGAACGGACGAAGCGGCCCTCGTCGAGCGGATCGGCCTGGCCGTGACGGCGGTCCCCGGCGATCCCCGGAACATCAAGATCACGACGCCCCTCGACATCCCCATCGCGGAGGCCCTCCTCAATGCCTAAGATCGGCTTCGGCTACGACATCCACCGTCTCGGGGCCGGGCCCCGGCTCGTCCTCGGCGGGACGGAGATCCCGTTCGCGTCCGGCCTGATCGGGCATTCCGACGGCGACGCCCTCGTCCACGCCCTGATCGACGCCCTGCTCGGGGCGGTCGGCGAAGGCGACATCGGGACGCATTTCCCCGACACGGACCCCCGCTACAAGGGCGCGAGGAGCCTCGTCCTCCTCGAAACGGTCATGGACCTCGTCCGGCGCCGCGGCGCGGCCGTCGTCAACGTCGATACGGTCATCGTCGCCGAAGAGCCGAGGATGGGGCCGCACATCCCGGCCATGAAGGCCGCGCTGGCGCCCGTCCTCGGCATCCCCGAGACGGCCGTCGGCATCAAGGCCAAGACCAACGAAGGGCTCGGCCCCGTCGGCGAGCAGCGGGCCATCGCCTGCTTGGCCGTCGTCCTGGTGGACCTGTCCGTCTGACGGTCCTTCTCCGGCCGATTTTCCCCCGGATATCGCCGCGCCTCCGCGCCTCGTTATCGGGGCCCGGACGTTTCGCCGAGGCGAAGCTTCCTGGGATCGGCGCCGGGCGGCCCGGAGGGGGAAGGGAGTCTGTTCCCCTCCGCCGGCGGGGGGAGGGGTGGAGCCGAAGCCGAACGGAGGCGCCACCGGACAGGACCCGGCGCCGATGCCGGAAAGCTTGCGGCTGGAAAGGTTCGGTCCCTGGTTGACTTGGCCGGGCGTTGCGCATATCCTCCGGTCCTTATCGGCTTCACGAGGAGGACGCATGAACACGCGCGCTCTCAGGCTCGGCGCGGCCGCGGCTTTCGCGGCGGCCCTGATCATCGGCCTCGCGGCTCAGGAATACGGGCCGCCAGGGAGGAGGCAGGCCTCGAAGCTGCCCCCGACCTACACCGTCGGCGGCATCCGCCACGGGATTAGCTACTTCCCGAAGACCGATTATGCCTTCACCAAGCCGAAGAAGGCCGGCGAGATCGACTTCGAGCACTACCACACGTACGACGAGGTCACGGCCATCCTGCGCAAGTGGGCGGCCGACTACCCGAACCTGGTCGATGTCTATTCGGTCGGCCGGACTTTCGAGGGGCGCGACATCTGGCAGATCACGATCACGAACAAGGCGACCGGCAAGGACGCCGACAAGCCGGCCATGTTCATCGAGGGCAACCGGCACTCCGGCGAGGTCACGGCGGCCGAGTCCGCGCTCTGGTTCGCCGCCCATGTCCTCGGCGGCTACGGGCGGGACCAGGCGCTGACGAAGCTCGTCGACACCAAGGCGCTCTACGTCCGGGTGAAAAACAATCCCGACGGGTCCGAGCTTTATCTGAACACGGCTCAGTCGAACCGCAGCACGGTCCGGCCGTACGACGACGACGGGGACGGCCTGCTCGACGAGGACCCGCCCGAGGACCTGGACGGCGACGGCTTCATCCTCCAGATGCGCCAGAAGGTCGAACCGGGCAAGGGCGCGATGATCATCGACCCTGCGGACCCCTCGGGCCGGCTGATGAAGCGGGCGCCGGCGGGCCGGGGCGATTATATGATCTATCCGGAAGGGATCGACAACGACCATGACGGGCGGACGAACGAGGACGGCATCGGCGGGCTCGACCTGCACCGCAACTATCCCGAGAACTGGCGGCCCATGCCCGGCCGCGACCAGACCGGCCGCGGCTTCACCCAGGGCGGGGCGGGCGAGTATCCGCTGTCCGAGCCCGAGACCAGGGCCGTCTTCTCCTTCCTGCTCGAGCACCCGAACGTCAGCATCGGCCAGACCATGGACACGACCGTGCCCATGCTGCTCCACGGCCCGTCGACGAGCCGCATGAGCGAGTCCATGTTCCCCGAGGACATGAAGATCTTCAAGGACTTCGACGAGCAGGGGAAGAAGATCACCGGCTATCCCTACGCCGGCGACACCTACTGGGACTACGCCAACATCGGCCGCGGCGACCGGAACGCGCGGGCCATGGCCGCCGAATCCGGGTTCGAGATGGCCCCGGAGCCCCAGGGCGAACCTCTCTTCGGCCACTCCCCCGACTTCGGCTACCTCTATTACGGCGCGGTCTGGTACGGCGACGAGCTCTGGAACGGAGGCCGGGTCAAGGACTACGACGGCGACGGCCGGGTGACGGACCTAGAGGCCCTTCGCTATATCGACGAAGAGCTCGGCGGCCGCTATTTCAAGCCCTGGACGAAATTCAACCACCCGACGCTCGGCCAGGTCGAGATCGGCGGCTTCAATCCCAAGTTCTGGCGCCAGAACCCGCCCGTCGAGCTTCTCGAGGAGTGGATCAAGAAGGAAGCGATGTTCAACCTCTTCCTGGCCCAGTCGCTGCCCCAGGTCAGAGTGGTCTCGGCGGAGGCCCGGCCCGTCAGGAAGGAGCCGGGCCTTATCGAGATCGCGGCCGTGTTCACCAATGACGGCTGCTTGCCCACGGCGCTCAGGATGGCCGACCGGATAAAGATCGTCCGTCCCGACGCGGCCGCGATCCGGCTGCCCGAGGGGGCCGAGCTCGTCGGCGTCCGTGAACGCCAGGACATCGGCTTCCTCCGGCAGAACGAGAAGAAAGAGGTCCGTTGGAAGGTTAAGGTCAAGCCGGGGACGGCCGGGGAGGCCGAGATCTCCATCCTGTCCACCCGCGGCGGCGTGGCCCGGACGACGGTCAAGATCGGCTAGGGGAGTCCGCGGGGCGGCCCGGATCGGGCCGGGCCTTCTCTTCCGTACCCGCTGATCGTCCGTCAGGCCCGGCATGGCCTGCCCACGGTGAATCCTGTATAATTGACGCCGGTAGGCCCCTGGGAACCGGCCGTTCAGGGGAATGCGCCGCTGAAACGGGACTCCCCGGGCCGGCGTCTTGGGGAAAGACCCCGTTCCGGGAAGAATTGCCTCCTCCCCCCGTCTAACAGGGTGCGGAGGACAAGTGAGCTTATCCGCATGGAAGAGAAACAGCTGGTTCGACTGGCTCAGGAAGGAAGCCCAGGTGCTTTCGAGCAGCTGGTCACGAAATACCAGCCGAAGGTGTTCAGCATGGCTTTGAGTTTCACCCGCAACCGGGAGGCGGCCGACGACCTGGCCCAGGAGATCTTCCTGAAGGCCTATCTCGCCCTGCCCCGGTTCCACGGGAAGTCGGAGTTCGGGACGTGGCTTTACCGCGTGTCCATGAACCATATAAAGGATTTTCTCCGGAAGAAAGGCCGGGCCAAGGAAGTGTCCCTGGACGATGTCGGCGAGGCCGCCTTCTCCGACAAGGAGCAAGCCGAGCGGGCCGAACAGGAGCGGGAAACGGAAGCCCGCCGGTCGCTCGTCCGGAACGTGGTCCAGGGCCTGCCGGAGAAATACCGGATCATCCTGACGCTCCGCGACATCCAGGGGCTGGCGTACGAGGACATCTCGCGGATCCTGCGCCTGTCGCCGGGGACGGTCGACTCCCGCCTCCACCGGGCGCGCCGGATGCTCCGGATCAAGCTGGAGCCGTATCTCGCCGGCGAAGGAGGGGCCTATGAACTGCCGCAAAGCTGAGGAGCTGCTCCTTCGGTCTATCGACGGCCGCCTCGGCGGGCGCGACAGGGACCGCCTGGCGGCCCACCTCGCGGCTTGTCCGGCCTGCCGGAAGGTCGAAGCGGAATACCGGTCGATGCTCCGTCTCCTGAAGGACGGGCGGGAAGCCCAGCCGCTGCCCCGCTTCTGGGAGCGCCTCGAACCCCGGCTCCGCGAAGAGACGGACCTCGTGCCCCTGCTCTTCTGGGAACGCTGGAGCCTCAAGGCCATTCCCGTGTTCCTGGCCCTGGTCATCCTCCTGGGCGGCTTCCTCTTTTTCGCCCCCAGGGTCCGCGAGCTGAGCCAGTCGGCGGCCCTGCTCCTCGAGAACAGGGATCCGATGTCGGAGACCACGGCCATTTTCGAGACCGACAAGCCGGAGACGCGGACCATGATGCTCATGTTCGCCTCCCTGGACGATAAGTCGCCCCTGAGGAGGCCGACGCCATGAAGACGAAATACAAGATCCTGATCGCGCTGACGCTCGTCGTCGTCTTCGGGCTCGGCGTCGCGGCCGGCGTCATCGGCGAGCGCTACTTGGTGCACCGGGCCGCCCGTCGGGCCGCGGCCTCGCGGCTGCACTCCCCGTCCCCCGAGGAATGGACCAGGGAGCTCGGCCTGACGCAGGAGCAGCAGGACAAGATCCACGAGATCTTCAGGAAGAACGACGAGCGGATGAAGGCCTATCGGACCGAAAGCCGGGCCAGGCTGGGCGAGCTCCGCAAGATGCTCAGGGACGAGATCGACGCGGTCCTGACGCCCGAGCAGAAGCAGAAGAACGATGAGATGATCCGCCGCTTCGAGGAGTGGCGCAAGAAGGAATCGGACCGGAACCCCTCGCGCGAGCGGCGGGACCAGGATCCCCCGAAGGATCCCCCCCGGCCGGATCGCGAACATTAAAGGAGATCTGAGATGAAGAAGAAAGTCCTCTGGATGATCGTCGCCCTGGTCGCGGTGACCGCCCTGGTCCTCGGCCTGACCGTTCTCAAGGGCGGCAAGGGCAACGAAGTCAAATACAGGACGGAAGCCATCGGCCGCGGCGACATCGAGGCCGTGGTCGTCACCTCGGGCACGCTGAACCCGATCGATACGATCGACATCGGAGCCCAGGTGTCGGGCAAGGTCACCAAGCTCTACGCCGACTTCAACACCCCGGTCAAGGCGGGCGACATCGTGGCCGAGCTCGACCAGGAGCAGTTGAAGATGAAGATCCAGCAGAACGAGGCCAGCTATCAGACCCGCTCGGCCGCGCTGGAACAGGCCAAGGTCAGCCTCCAGACGTCTCAGAAAGCCTACGAGCGGGCCAAGGCGCTGTTCGCCAAGAGCCTTCTTTCGGTCGAGGAGATGGACACGGCCGAAGCGAACTATCTCACCGCCAAGAGCTCGCTCGTCTCGGCCCAAGCCGGCCTGTCCCAGGCCAAGAGCTCCCTCGACCAGAGCCGGGTCGACCTGAGCTATGCCATCATCCGGTCGCCGGTCGACGGCGTGGTCATCACCCGCAAGGTCAGCCTCGGCCAGACGCTCCAATCGGGCTTCAACGTGCCGGTCCTGTTCCAGGTGGCCACCGACCTGACCAAGATGAAAGTCGAGTGCGACGTCGACGAGTCCGATATCGGCAAGGTCAAGGAGAGTCAGGCGGTCCGCTTCGGCGTCGAAGCCTACCCGAACGAGCAGTTCCGCGGCATCGTCCAGCAGGTCCGGGTCTCGCCGACGACGACCAACAACGTCGTCACCTACACGATCATCGTCAACGTCGACAATCCCGAGAAGAAGCTGCTGCCGGGCATGACCGCCACCGCGTCCATCATCGTCGGCGAGGCCAAGAACGTGCTGCGGGTGCCCAACGGCGCCCTTCGCTTCACGCCCACCCTGTCCGAGGCCGAGCTCAAGAAGATGCAGGACGAGATGCGGGAGCGCTTCATGGCCCAGCGGCAGGCCCAGGGCGGCCAGCCCGGCGCGGCCGGCCCCGGCGGGGCCGCTCCGGCGGCCTCCGGCGCTCCGCAGGGCGCGCCTCAGGGCGGTCCGGCCGGCCAGCCCGGGACCCTCACCCGCCAGGGCGGAGGCCAGAGCCGGCCGCAGATGCCGCGCGTCTGGATCCTCGACGCCCAGGGCAAGATGCGGATGGCCATGATCCGGACGGGCGTCTCCGACACGAGCTACTCGGAGATCGTCCGCGGCGACGTCAAGGAAGGCGATCTGGTCATCCTCGGGACGCAGGGTTCGACCCAGGCGGCGGGCGCCAACCAGCCCGGCATGGGCGGCATGATGTTCATGGGCGGGCCTCCGGGCGGGCGGCGCTGAACGCCGGGACCAGCCCCGAAAGGACCATCATCATGGCCGCAAATGTCATCGAGCTGAGGGATCTCGTCAAAACCTACCATGTCGGCGAGACCGACGTCAACGCCCTGCGCGGCGTCTCCTACGTGGTCAGGGAGGGCGACTTCCTGGCCATCATGGGGCCGTCCGGATCGGGGAAGTCGAGCCTTATGAACATCCTCGGCTGCCTCGACCGCCCGACCTCAGGTCAATATTTCCTTGACGGCGTCGAGGTCTCCACGCTGGACAAGAACAAGCTGGCCGGCATCCGGAACCAGAAGATCGGCTTCGTCTTCCAGAGCTTCAACCTGCTGTCCCGGACGACGGCCCTGGAGAACGTCGAGCTGCCGCTGTTCTATTCGGCCACTAACGGCAGCGACATGACCGAGCGCGCCCTGAACGCCCTGGCCGCCGTCGGCCTCAAGGGCCGGGCCCAGCACAAGACCAACCAGCTCTCCGGCGGCGAGCAGCAGCGCGTGGCCATCGCCCGGGCCCTGCTCAACAACCCGTCCCTGATCCTGGCCGACGAGCCCACCGGCAACCTCGACAGCAAGACCTCCTCCGAGGTCATGAACATCTTCAAGTCGCTCAACGAGGACAAGGGCATCACCATGGTCATGGTCACCCATGAGCCGGACATCGCCGCCTGGGCCGGCAAGCGCATCTACCTCAAGGACGGCCTGATCGTCCGCGAGGAGACGTCGTGAGGCCGACGGGAAGGCCCGCGCTGGAGCAACCATCATGATCAAACGAACCTTGAAACATATCGGCAAGACCTTCAAGATCGCCTTCCGGGCCCTGGGCCGGAACAAGATGAGGTCGTTCCTCACGGCCCTGGGCATCATCATCGGGGTCGGCGCGGTCATCGCCATGGTCAGCATCGGCGAGGGGGCCAAGCGCGGCATCGAGGACCGGTTCGCCTCCATGGGCACGAACCTGCTGTTCGTCATGCCCGGCAGCCAGAACGCCCGGGGCGTCCGGCAGAGCTGGGGCAGCATGACGACCCTCAAGGAGGACGACGCCCTGGCCATCGAGCAGCAGTGCCCGTCGGTCATGTACATCTCGCCCTCGGTCAACGCCCGGGCCCAAACGGTCTACGGCAACAAGAACTG
Coding sequences:
- a CDS encoding efflux RND transporter periplasmic adaptor subunit, whose translation is MKKKVLWMIVALVAVTALVLGLTVLKGGKGNEVKYRTEAIGRGDIEAVVVTSGTLNPIDTIDIGAQVSGKVTKLYADFNTPVKAGDIVAELDQEQLKMKIQQNEASYQTRSAALEQAKVSLQTSQKAYERAKALFAKSLLSVEEMDTAEANYLTAKSSLVSAQAGLSQAKSSLDQSRVDLSYAIIRSPVDGVVITRKVSLGQTLQSGFNVPVLFQVATDLTKMKVECDVDESDIGKVKESQAVRFGVEAYPNEQFRGIVQQVRVSPTTTNNVVTYTIIVNVDNPEKKLLPGMTATASIIVGEAKNVLRVPNGALRFTPTLSEAELKKMQDEMRERFMAQRQAQGGQPGAAGPGGAAPAASGAPQGAPQGGPAGQPGTLTRQGGGQSRPQMPRVWILDAQGKMRMAMIRTGVSDTSYSEIVRGDVKEGDLVILGTQGSTQAAGANQPGMGGMMFMGGPPGGRR
- a CDS encoding ABC transporter ATP-binding protein; translated protein: MAANVIELRDLVKTYHVGETDVNALRGVSYVVREGDFLAIMGPSGSGKSSLMNILGCLDRPTSGQYFLDGVEVSTLDKNKLAGIRNQKIGFVFQSFNLLSRTTALENVELPLFYSATNGSDMTERALNALAAVGLKGRAQHKTNQLSGGEQQRVAIARALLNNPSLILADEPTGNLDSKTSSEVMNIFKSLNEDKGITMVMVTHEPDIAAWAGKRIYLKDGLIVREETS